Within Lolium rigidum isolate FL_2022 chromosome 5, APGP_CSIRO_Lrig_0.1, whole genome shotgun sequence, the genomic segment ACTAACTTACAGCATGACTAAGAATTAAAGAGTCCAATTGAACTTTGACATACCATTAGATGAACAGAAGCCAGAGAGTGGCAAAAACTCAATATTACAGTGAGTTGTTACTGGTAAAAATAGCTTACCGTTGGTCGAGCAAACACTGAACAAACTGTGTTATCGTGACCAGTTAAAGCAGAAACATGTGCTTTTGTTCGGATGTCCCACACCTGTATGAAAGGAGAATATCTTAGTGCATAGTGTGCTGCCAGATTTTGCATAATAAGCAACAGTTAGAAGTGCACATACCCTACAAACAGAATCTCGACCACCTGTCAACAAGACATCAATTGTTGGATGGAGTGCTAGGCAGTAAACCCCACTGAGATGCCCATGATAAGACCGAATAACCTTTAACAGAATACAGATCAGGCGTCACGAAAGTGTCAATATGCCAGAATATAAGCTGGACTAAAAAAATAATGCAAACCTTGTTTTGTTCGAGATCCCAACATTTGACTTGTTTGTCGTCGCCAGCAGAAAATAAATACGTATGCCTCTGACTGACAGCAAGTCCTACATCAGTACACATTAGGTTCATCAGCTAGTAAACTTTCAGATTGGGTAAAAAAAGCATATTGAAAAGGGTGCCAAGTGCCTGATAAGGTCCTGCTACCCAAAGCCAAGAGAAACTTACCACGAACTTGTTCGATATGACCAGTCAGTGTAAGCTTCAACGTTCCTGATGCAAGGTCCCATATCTGCAGCAAGACAGTAGTCAGAGGATCAGTAAGTGAACTACACGAGAAAGTAGCATGACATGTACGGGCAGTTGGATTGCTTAATGTACAATTGCACAGAGCCTAGTGGCACTAATAGTGGTTATCCTTGCACAAGGCAAAATAACGCAAATAAAAGATTGATATCAGAATAAAACCATATGGCACCAGAAGCATAGACAGCTCAGATACTATACATGCACCTACTTTCTGGCTCTCATAGAACTGCGTCCACAGAAAGCTATATAACTATAACTATCCTATTAGGTTCACCAAGATCACCAAAACTGAAAAAAATTGAGTCATGCAAAAAGaagtacaaaacattaaatattgcAGACACCTGTAAATCAAACATCTGAGCACCTAACAGTGCGAATACAGGTTGTGATATCAACTAACCTAAATTTCCAAAGCAGGAATCCAGGCTGTGGGGCTCACCTTTATTGTCCTATCAGCAGAACCAGTACAGAACCATTCATTCCCCGGATCAAATGCTATAGATCGCACCCATCCCAAGTGACCACTGATGACCTGCATACGTTTAGAAATATCATaagaaaattcaggaaaataaatgATGTATTTTACTGCTAGAGAGAACCAAGAGTGCTCTCATAGAACAGACTAATTCCAATGACACATGCAGAAGAACATGGGAGGGTTTAACACTTCACACCGATATAGAAATTCAGAGTTAAGTTATTAGAACCACATGATCCATGCTCAGAATAAATCCCTTTTTTCCAGTAAATGGCATCAAAATTCCAGGAAACTCTGAGGTACCAAACCTATTAGGCATAACAAACAATAAGAAACCCGACACTTGAATGCCATAAATTTACCCGATAGTTCTTCCATGGAGCATGCCATACAGGTTTGGGCCATCTACTTGGTAACCTTTCCATCAGCGCAGATGTCGAGAATCTGAAAGAGATATCAAGACATGAGCAACTCAAAGTAACAGCAGGAACTGCGTACAACAATTATCCCACAGTCAATACAACTAATAGAAATATCAGAAACAATATTGATGTCATGCTGTACAATGACCAGACAGCGATACAAGGGAAATGCAAGTGTACAAACCTGTCAGATGACCCAGGAATCGATAGTACTGTTGTATTTTTGCCAGGTACTGAAGATTCACTGATGAGAAATCAAAAATTTGACACTTTAGTAGCAATAAAAAAAGAACCATAATTAACATGTTAACAACATACAAGAGGGTATGAATGCACTTACGGTGCTTTAGGAAGCATAAGTGGTGCAGGGATAATGGCATTACTGGTGCCTTCCCTACGAGCATCTGTTGTGTCTTGCGTACCTGATTAGATAAGTGTGAGCTAGAATAAAAGAAATACACACAGTAATATTATGCAGAAGTTCACAATATCCAGTGTAGCAACTACCCGGTATAGAAGAAAATATATCTTTTACGAAGATGGAAAATCATAGTACAGAAGCTCAAGGACAGCTTGAAACAATTGTTTCAGCTATATGAATATCATTTAATATTTTAACAAGCACTGAAGTACGTCAATCAGTTCCACCAGATTAACGTGGAAACAGAATGACTAACTAGCATACATTTGAACATCCAGGTTTGGCTTCCCCCATCACTTCCAATGGAACAAACATAGTTTTCAGCTGGACTATCCTAACTTTCTTTCCTCGGTTTGATTTCCTCCAACGTAACTAATATGTAATTGCAGAAAAGAAAGGTCTGATGTAAGAAAAGAAGATAGGCATACATATTTATGCTGGGATCTACTCGTATCAGACATGGCAAAAATATGTATATCTGTGTCACCCACATCAAAAGATTCACCCAGAAACGGAGGAAACATACAGAATCTAAAACATCTCCGTCTTTCTCACAGCTGCCCTGATTTTCAGCATTACGTAAACAATCTACACTTAAATTTGGTACCGTTAATCAGCTGTGGCAGCCAGTTCTTAAATCCCAGTTGCATTGGGTGAAATCCCCCTCTAGCTAGTCGATTGTCAGTGTTCATTTTGGTAAGCAAGTGGGCGCTTTCATTCATTCATCTGAGAAGGGCGGCAGCACTTATTTATTTACCTGTAAGCGCCAGAGCGGTGGAGGGAGCAGCAGCACCCTTCCCCTGCGCCCGCCCCTGGTCGGCCGGCAGGTTCTTGACCGCGCCGTACTCCGCGCTCACCTTGCAGCCGACGCGGATCCGCTTGCTGCCGACGgaatcgaggaggaggagcggttaGTAGTAGTGCCAGGGCGTTAGGGCTTTTGGGGGTTGTTAAGGGAGGGTGGGAGCTGGGTCACCTCTCGGCGTCGGGGGCGAAGAGGAGGGAGCGGGCCGGCGCGAAGAGGTCGAGCGAGCGCTTGAGCGACTTGAGGCTCAGCTTCTTGAGCGACTGCGGCTCCACCGGGGGCTCGCCGCCCGCCGAGGCCGTCGACGACGTCGCCATTGCCGCCGGTGTCCGGGCCGCCTTCGCCGGTGGGTTCGGAAAGGATTGGGCTTGTGCGGCGGGAGATCTGAGGGCTGGGGCGGCGGCCGGTGGGCGGCGCTGAGCTAACCCTAGCTTCCGCCGTCGCAACTGGACGTCGGCGGAAAACGATTTGGGAGGAATTTGAAAAAGAACACACTGCTTTGGGTGTGTCTGCTATATCTCAATTACTGATTTCAGTAGCGATTTGCTGGAACACACCACCTAgccgaaaacggaaagttttgcacttttacctgggatgactggttttgaagacaaaatgcaaaactttccgttttcggccaggtggtgtgttctggcaaatgtgccacaaaattgtaatggtacctggcaaagacacaatcgagcggtgtgttttggcaaacgccagaaaataacggtgtcccgtagcaaattttccctttgAAAAAACGCCACGTATTTCTGTGGAGTTTGGGAGGAACTTGAAAAGACTTCGCCGCAAAATCAACATTTGAAGTGTGAACTAAATTGCTCTGTAcatgttttaaaaaaataaagTATTTAGACTAGGTTACACAAGATGCAAAGTTTGCCACATGATTTAAACTACATAGAAAATATAAGTGTAATAAATGATATTACATGAGAAACATTAACAAAAATATATTTTCCCAAAAGATGGTTTCATTTTTAAGTTGCATTTATTAGATGTATATGTATGTAAGCATACATTTTAAATATATAAAAGGCGATTTATTCCGTAGAAAAGGAGTTGCTAACTTCACAATTTCAGTTTCTCAAGCGATCTTGTTCGGTCTTACAGAAAAGGTTAGACCTTTGCGTCCTGCCATCACAATTGTGCGTGCGGCCGTTCAGCAAAccagtggaggagagagaaagagcACAATTTTCATTCCCCATTTCCCTCACCTCTCGCGAAATTCATTCCTTCGTCAACTCGTTTGACTCCGCTTCACGCTCTGCTAGTCTCCGAGGCGATTCACTGAACTAAGTTGCTCTCTCAGCTGCTTCGTTCGCCGCTGCCATATCCATATCTTAGATCTCATGGGCTCGCTCATCGGCGATATTATCTATGACGTGATCGACAACAACTTTGCCACTAGTAGGAAACTAGTTATAGATTGGatgttattctgtggcgcactggttttGCGTGCGCCACAAAGaattagcttatttttgtggcgcaccaaacaaccatgcgccacagaaataaggtggaccccacaactGACTaatccaatcattggtttcactatttctgtggcgcatagggccacatgcgccacaaaaataagtcaTTATGTGGCGCGCCAAGGttgatgcgccacaaaaataaatcATTATGTGGCGTACCAAggaaggtgcgccacaaaaataaggtgctCGCAGTC encodes:
- the LOC124652600 gene encoding protein pleiotropic regulatory locus 1-like is translated as MATSSTASAGGEPPVEPQSLKKLSLKSLKRSLDLFAPARSLLFAPDAESKRIRVGCKVSAEYGAVKNLPADQGRAQGKGAAAPSTALALTGTQDTTDARREGTSNAIIPAPLMLPKAPESSVPGKNTTVLSIPGSSDRFSTSALMERLPSRWPKPVWHAPWKNYRVISGHLGWVRSIAFDPGNEWFCTGSADRTIKIWDLASGTLKLTLTGHIEQVRGLAVSQRHTYLFSAGDDKQVKCWDLEQNKVIRSYHGHLSGVYCLALHPTIDVLLTGGRDSVCRVWDIRTKAHVSALTGHDNTVCSVFARPTDPQVVTGSHDTTIKFWDLVAGKTMCTLTHHKKSVRALAMHPKEKSFASASADNIKKFSLPRGEFLHNMLSQQKTILNAMAVNEDGVLATAGDNGSMWFWDWKSGHNFQQEQTIVQPGSLESEACIYALSYDNSGSRLVTCEADKTIKMWKEDLTATPETHPVNFKPPKDIRRY